In one Thermodesulfobium acidiphilum genomic region, the following are encoded:
- a CDS encoding branched-chain amino acid aminotransferase, which yields MDIAYTLKNASERRNEQFRPEGQLSFGQLRTDHMFLLNYEDSKWQNARIVPYSDIPVSPGAIAIHYGQALFEGAKAFMHEDGEIYSFRIDKNAKRLNVSAEILCMPRLDEEIQIKAIHTLIDVDRLWFPLQEGASLYIRPFMFATEDSLGVHPSSKYIFAVILSPSGPYYPAGFTKPIKLLITKKFHRAVSGGTGAAKAAGNYAASLRAGEFAKKFGASQVLYLDSENKYIEEAGAMNHFHIEKDGTVVIPEFTDTILRSITSESILELQNALGLKVVQRRVLLNEFVDKIKSGEIIEAGGFGTAAVISPVGEYVFEDGSSITVGDGGVGKYTRKIYEYYTGIQNGKIKAPDGWLRKVERISKD from the coding sequence GTGGATATCGCTTATACCTTGAAAAACGCATCTGAGAGAAGAAATGAACAGTTTAGGCCTGAAGGACAGCTTTCTTTTGGTCAATTAAGAACAGATCATATGTTTTTGCTAAATTATGAAGACTCAAAATGGCAAAATGCCAGAATAGTACCATATTCAGATATTCCAGTTTCCCCGGGTGCAATCGCAATACACTATGGACAAGCTCTTTTTGAAGGAGCAAAAGCTTTTATGCATGAAGATGGTGAAATATATTCATTTAGAATCGATAAGAATGCTAAAAGGTTAAACGTATCTGCTGAAATTCTTTGTATGCCTCGGCTTGACGAAGAAATACAAATAAAAGCTATTCATACTCTTATAGATGTCGATAGATTATGGTTTCCGCTCCAAGAAGGAGCTTCACTTTACATAAGGCCATTTATGTTTGCGACTGAAGATTCCCTTGGGGTACATCCATCTAGTAAATATATTTTTGCTGTTATACTTTCGCCTAGTGGTCCTTATTATCCAGCTGGATTTACTAAGCCCATAAAACTTTTAATTACAAAAAAATTTCATAGGGCTGTAAGTGGAGGAACAGGTGCTGCAAAGGCTGCAGGAAATTATGCTGCTTCTTTAAGAGCTGGAGAATTTGCAAAGAAATTTGGTGCTAGTCAGGTATTGTATTTGGATTCTGAAAACAAATATATAGAAGAAGCAGGAGCGATGAACCATTTTCACATCGAAAAGGATGGCACGGTTGTTATACCTGAATTTACAGATACTATTTTAAGAAGTATTACTTCAGAATCTATTCTTGAACTGCAAAATGCTTTAGGTTTAAAAGTTGTACAAAGAAGGGTTTTATTGAACGAATTTGTTGATAAAATTAAATCAGGTGAAATAATAGAAGCAGGAGGATTTGGTACTGCAGCTGTTATTTCACCAGTTGGAGAATATGTTTTTGAAGATGGTTCGTCGATAACAGTAGGTGATGGGGGAGTAGGGAAATATACGAGGAAAATTTATGAATATTATACTGGCATACAAAACGGCAAAATAAAAGCTCCAGATGGGTGGTTAAGAAAAGTTGAAAGGATCAGTAAAGATTAA
- the pepV gene encoding dipeptidase PepV, producing MDYLSFIGNKKAEFLEDLKKILSYPSVNQEKSEGAPFGIEVRKCLDETLNIAKRMGFKTFVVNDAVGVVEYGDSEEYVGCLAHLDVVPAGEGWDSDPFVARIDGDRIYARGAIDDKGPAMASLYSLYAIKELGVKIGKKIRLLFGTNEEEGSKDMPLYLAKEKPPIYAFSPDAEFPVVHSEKGMVFARVSWKFDQSSDGVIIEEITGGTKVNVVPNKATAILKNADEKIVFELIKKFNSERPFKWNVKYGKGMFVECIGKSSHAAHPELGLNAIMGLIEFLSKLSLNSKVKGTIDWLAAYIDGETDAKKFGIFCEDKYGRLTFNVGIVSLKDNVFSLDINYRTPVTLDYDAINEKFVKIFEKTGAKVEFLLRDRPLFYPEDHFLVKTLLEVYRKYVNSNTPPLSIGGGTYSKHIPNTVSFGPLFEDKQDMCHEANEYASISDLITCSAIYAEAMVKLSVNK from the coding sequence GTGGATTATTTGTCTTTTATTGGAAACAAAAAAGCAGAATTTTTGGAAGACCTAAAAAAAATTTTATCTTATCCAAGTGTAAATCAGGAAAAGTCTGAGGGAGCACCATTTGGGATTGAGGTTAGAAAGTGTTTGGATGAGACTTTAAATATTGCTAAGAGAATGGGTTTTAAAACTTTTGTAGTTAACGATGCTGTAGGGGTAGTTGAGTATGGAGATTCAGAAGAGTATGTAGGTTGTTTAGCGCACCTTGACGTTGTTCCTGCTGGAGAAGGCTGGGATAGTGATCCCTTTGTAGCTAGAATTGACGGGGATAGGATTTACGCAAGAGGCGCAATTGATGACAAAGGACCAGCTATGGCATCTCTTTATTCACTTTATGCCATAAAAGAGTTAGGAGTAAAAATAGGAAAAAAAATTAGGCTTTTGTTTGGTACAAATGAAGAAGAGGGTTCAAAAGATATGCCTTTGTATCTTGCAAAAGAAAAACCACCTATTTATGCATTTTCACCTGATGCTGAATTTCCAGTGGTTCATTCTGAAAAGGGTATGGTTTTTGCCAGGGTTTCCTGGAAGTTCGATCAAAGTTCTGATGGAGTGATTATAGAAGAAATTACTGGCGGTACTAAAGTTAATGTGGTTCCAAATAAAGCAACTGCAATTTTAAAAAATGCTGATGAGAAAATTGTTTTTGAACTCATAAAAAAATTTAATTCAGAAAGGCCATTTAAATGGAACGTTAAATATGGTAAAGGAATGTTTGTCGAGTGTATTGGTAAAAGTTCTCATGCAGCGCATCCAGAACTGGGTTTAAATGCAATTATGGGTTTAATTGAGTTCCTTTCAAAGTTATCTTTAAATTCTAAAGTAAAAGGTACAATTGATTGGCTTGCTGCCTATATTGATGGTGAGACAGATGCAAAAAAATTTGGGATCTTTTGTGAAGATAAATATGGTAGGCTGACGTTCAATGTCGGCATTGTTAGTTTGAAAGATAATGTATTTTCTTTGGATATCAATTATAGAACACCTGTAACTTTAGATTATGATGCAATTAATGAAAAATTTGTGAAAATTTTTGAAAAAACTGGCGCAAAGGTTGAGTTTTTATTAAGGGATAGACCATTGTTTTATCCTGAAGATCATTTTTTGGTTAAAACCTTGCTGGAAGTTTATAGAAAGTATGTTAATTCGAACACACCTCCTCTTTCAATAGGCGGTGGTACCTATTCTAAGCATATACCGAACACTGTTTCTTTTGGACCACTCTTTGAAGACAAGCAAGACATGTGTCATGAGGCGAATGAATATGCAAGTATTTCAGACTTAATTACGTGTTCTGCAATATATGCTGAAGCCATGGTGAAATTATCTGTTAATAAATAG
- a CDS encoding UvrD-helicase domain-containing protein, producing the protein MEDEIKRVCRLQRDDELTFPHFYIVSASAGSGKTYTLCMRVCQFLLSKCIQYNDLSNILALTFTKNAANEMKQRILEWLKKISLGLLSEKDKNNLIELLSLSFEEIVVRSEKIIDLIFNNFYEFQVSTIDSFMSKIFKVMPFETNILASNIKIDIEEIIDFAIDKFIQEIDFLELEEFIKVISLNNFISFNPKEDLKKNLLTLLNLENKKLGYFKENKDIELTLDKVKLLMKNLALLAEESLKRNFKLNGKIKEENFYKIIEKLKKPEKNIINVIKSIYKTFPFNKENGDDYIHLKSEWEKNISEIYAYLPILSQIRFQPYIKLFSKFKLSLENCYKDLGAVYIGNMNKMIFENLNEENIVKVQFCLGSHIYHILIDEFQDTDEVQWACIKKFCDDLLSRNGSVFTVGDIKQSIYSFRGADYKIMKETIEKPIKNTFLLSLEKNFRTDGVIIENIKNFFQKNISDKVLETNNISGLKDFTQLPSEERKSSGFFKSQIVFFDEPEDKEILGNKDIKVGTLKTELLNLVYELSKRYKLSDIAVLARSNSQVNLVAMWLIENGYNVVSESSMDIRDRKIIQEIISLLKFIESPTDNLNFSIFILGKIMNKIFFDNNTSQDEIREFIFLNRNKNLFNSFKNNYINLWNEYFKEIYFKSGHISMYSLIVLIYSTFKIPENFPEESAYLVKLLEIISEIESKGYVDVNKLLYLIEKDKNEFFKVEISNFTDAIKLMTVHKAKGLEFPVVINVIDAENNYALLDKKKLDYNFFIYEEKTNSEISKNLLSLLHITKEMAQKNNFLNEIFCAKEVDCILDDLNLLYVAMTRAKFELYNFICVKKIKNSESLYNLEREAGEKRNVIDFRANKFEFDNFKVDCESLSEPLDIEKNWKKKDIASIKRGILFHKILERIRYKEDLLNLDNITELYKDDIELFEPEIARKISSIVMNEQFSKFFSSLNEVFTEVNFIDKRGNLFRIDRLVIEKDTIYVVDYKTSLKEYYKNFEREYYLRQIKFYMKVVKSFYRKNTIGIILDIDNMSQEIIKDG; encoded by the coding sequence TTGGAAGATGAAATAAAAAGAGTATGTAGATTACAAAGAGATGATGAACTAACTTTCCCTCACTTTTATATAGTAAGTGCATCTGCAGGTTCTGGCAAAACTTATACTTTGTGTATGAGGGTTTGCCAGTTTTTGTTATCAAAATGTATACAATATAATGACCTATCAAATATCCTTGCTTTAACATTTACAAAAAATGCTGCAAATGAAATGAAGCAGAGAATTTTAGAATGGTTGAAAAAAATATCTTTAGGTTTGTTAAGCGAAAAGGATAAAAATAATTTGATTGAATTACTATCTCTTTCCTTTGAAGAAATTGTTGTTCGATCTGAAAAAATAATAGATTTAATATTTAATAATTTTTATGAATTTCAAGTAAGCACGATCGACAGCTTTATGTCGAAAATTTTTAAGGTGATGCCATTTGAGACCAATATTTTAGCAAGTAATATAAAAATTGATATTGAAGAAATAATTGATTTTGCTATTGATAAATTCATACAAGAGATTGATTTTCTTGAACTTGAAGAGTTTATAAAAGTTATTTCTTTAAACAACTTTATAAGTTTCAATCCAAAGGAAGATTTGAAAAAAAATTTATTAACTTTATTGAATTTAGAAAATAAGAAACTAGGATATTTTAAAGAAAACAAAGATATCGAACTTACTTTAGATAAAGTAAAGTTGTTGATGAAAAATTTAGCTTTATTGGCTGAGGAATCTTTAAAAAGGAATTTCAAATTAAATGGAAAAATTAAAGAAGAGAATTTTTATAAAATTATAGAGAAATTAAAAAAGCCTGAAAAAAATATAATCAATGTCATTAAAAGTATTTATAAAACCTTCCCCTTTAATAAAGAAAATGGCGATGATTACATCCATTTGAAATCTGAATGGGAAAAAAATATTTCTGAAATATACGCATATTTACCAATTTTGAGTCAAATAAGATTTCAACCATATATTAAATTGTTTAGCAAATTCAAACTATCTTTGGAAAATTGTTATAAAGATCTCGGTGCTGTTTATATTGGTAACATGAATAAGATGATTTTTGAAAATCTTAATGAAGAAAATATTGTAAAGGTTCAGTTTTGTTTAGGAAGTCATATTTATCATATTTTAATAGATGAATTTCAGGATACAGATGAAGTTCAATGGGCCTGTATAAAAAAATTTTGTGATGATCTTTTGTCCAGAAATGGTTCGGTTTTTACTGTTGGCGACATAAAGCAATCTATTTATAGTTTTAGAGGGGCAGATTATAAGATTATGAAGGAAACAATAGAGAAGCCAATTAAAAATACTTTTTTGTTAAGTCTTGAAAAGAATTTTAGAACTGATGGAGTTATAATTGAAAATATCAAAAATTTTTTTCAAAAAAATATATCTGACAAAGTATTGGAAACAAATAATATTTCAGGTTTAAAAGATTTTACCCAGCTGCCATCAGAAGAAAGAAAAAGTTCAGGATTTTTTAAAAGTCAAATAGTTTTTTTTGATGAGCCTGAAGATAAAGAAATTTTAGGCAATAAAGATATTAAGGTAGGTACTTTAAAAACTGAGTTACTAAATTTAGTTTATGAATTAAGTAAAAGATATAAATTAAGCGATATTGCAGTATTGGCTAGATCAAATTCCCAGGTAAACTTGGTTGCCATGTGGCTTATAGAGAATGGATATAACGTAGTTTCAGAAAGTTCAATGGATATCAGAGATAGAAAAATAATTCAAGAAATTATTTCGTTACTAAAATTTATAGAATCGCCTACAGACAACTTGAATTTTTCTATTTTTATTTTAGGCAAGATAATGAATAAAATTTTTTTTGATAATAATACTTCTCAAGACGAAATAAGAGAATTTATATTCTTAAACAGGAATAAAAATTTATTTAATTCATTCAAGAATAATTATATAAATTTATGGAACGAATATTTTAAAGAAATATACTTTAAATCTGGCCATATTTCAATGTATAGTCTTATTGTTTTAATTTATTCAACTTTTAAAATTCCCGAAAACTTTCCAGAGGAATCAGCTTATTTAGTAAAATTGTTAGAAATTATTTCTGAAATAGAATCGAAAGGGTATGTAGACGTAAATAAACTATTATATCTTATTGAAAAAGATAAAAACGAATTTTTTAAAGTTGAAATTTCTAATTTTACTGATGCAATAAAATTAATGACCGTTCATAAAGCGAAGGGCTTAGAGTTTCCTGTTGTAATTAATGTGATTGATGCTGAAAATAATTATGCCCTTCTTGATAAGAAAAAATTGGACTATAATTTCTTTATTTATGAAGAGAAAACTAATTCTGAAATAAGTAAGAACTTGCTTTCACTGCTTCATATTACAAAAGAAATGGCGCAAAAAAATAACTTTTTAAATGAAATTTTTTGTGCCAAAGAAGTTGATTGTATTTTAGATGATTTAAATCTTCTATATGTTGCAATGACGAGAGCAAAATTTGAGCTTTATAATTTTATATGTGTTAAGAAAATAAAAAATAGCGAGAGTTTATATAACCTGGAAAGAGAAGCTGGGGAAAAAAGGAATGTAATTGATTTTAGAGCAAATAAATTTGAGTTTGATAATTTTAAAGTTGATTGTGAATCCCTGTCTGAACCTTTAGATATAGAAAAAAATTGGAAGAAAAAGGATATAGCAAGTATTAAAAGAGGGATCTTATTTCATAAAATTTTGGAAAGAATAAGGTATAAAGAGGACCTCTTAAATTTGGATAATATAACCGAACTTTATAAAGATGATATTGAACTTTTTGAGCCAGAAATAGCAAGAAAAATTTCATCTATAGTGATGAACGAACAATTTTCTAAATTTTTTAGCTCTCTTAACGAAGTTTTTACAGAAGTTAATTTTATTGATAAAAGGGGCAATCTTTTTAGAATCGATAGATTAGTAATAGAAAAAGATACTATTTATGTTGTTGATTATAAAACAAGTTTGAAGGAGTATTACAAAAATTTTGAAAGAGAATACTATCTTAGACAAATTAAGTTCTATATGAAAGTTGTGAAAAGCTTTTACAGAAAAAATACTATAGGAATAATATTAGATATTGATAATATGTCACAAGAAATTATAAAAGATGGATAA
- a CDS encoding PqqD family protein yields MFGFNKNKGNLLTMYPVKSVNVSDEMIDGQLRLTVYHAGFFRRIFEKWFPNYGKSFINLDKYGQFVWQHCDGNFTIKDILIDMQKQFDDNSEFALERLIVFIRILASNKLIKLIRSK; encoded by the coding sequence TTGTTTGGTTTTAATAAGAATAAAGGCAATCTTTTAACGATGTATCCTGTTAAAAGTGTAAATGTTTCAGATGAAATGATAGACGGGCAGCTTCGGCTGACCGTCTATCATGCTGGTTTCTTCCGTAGAATATTTGAGAAATGGTTTCCAAATTATGGAAAGAGCTTTATTAATTTAGATAAATACGGTCAATTTGTTTGGCAACACTGCGATGGAAATTTTACTATAAAAGATATCCTAATTGATATGCAAAAACAATTTGATGACAATTCAGAATTTGCCCTTGAAAGGCTTATCGTTTTTATTAGGATTCTTGCTAGCAATAAACTAATTAAGCTAATCAGATCAAAATGA
- a CDS encoding PD-(D/E)XK nuclease family protein: protein MDKPNFWIKNRERIIWVKEKSDLIDEIVNYTINNLISEDCMVIFPNRRAIHYFYSKISKRLKKAFKVPLAYSIDDFIDYIYEKKFSAFRKINILESIDVIYLLLNNTERFDSFRKIHNSFEEFIPWGEEFFKNFEELLINNVSFNSFDKINIFSNSNLYKNSLIYKVLETDFVYIIKDFFDLYKDFYSELKNRKLSTRASRYNSVQRVDLPEKTYIIGGFSYLNKCEEELFRNILSSRKSHFFVKRSFNFYDLENKKFYIYQSQTLNGQVIKLKDILEQKKPLSYNDVIVLTSENSLFPVLYNAIPKGEKYNISVGYPLSRTPIYSLFDMISVLLSRMNNLKFYAKDYVNLLFHPYIKTLKFDKFPITSENFPNIENFVARIIFQKIQENIKYKNKIFVSLFEFEKNLEIFKGVLDVIKSFEIEIHSEDDFISSLSEFLVEIHDKVIKLFLNIKNFPDFIEKAIDLLDYISIKSLGHLNLYGNNFFRYTYETLFDLYSTKISHAKFKNFNQYFDLLKFFMQNSRIPFSSSILEGIQILGALETRNINFNRVFYMDISDDKLPNVNKEELFLTQDIRKILDLPTVKESEEVQRANFVDLINTAKEVYFFYSNSDARSISRFVENIIWELQKIRKSVEMPIDSKGINFQASFAQENPVFIEKNDNIIRFLKNFEFSPTSIDSYLRCPLSFYFAYVLNLKEYKEIEEDISSVEIGNIVHDVLHLYFKKWLNVEFTNVDFENELKEIYKILDKKFQENDSKGVLLQKEQCRLALRNVLEKNIKELTNMKILFLEKEFTREVSHNKLKVKLIGRVDRIHKLKDEYFLIDYKTGASKIPKSNFLPTIENRKLWFENVRSFQLPFYIFLFEKFQKINFEQIIAGTWSLKSIDEEKYFKFNDETYDAYFKALKYLISEIFNKDIPFFPVSNKIEQRCAFCLYQSICSRQWVKNRKFY, encoded by the coding sequence ATGGATAAGCCTAATTTTTGGATAAAGAATCGTGAAAGAATAATATGGGTCAAAGAAAAAAGCGATCTAATTGATGAAATAGTTAATTACACAATTAACAATTTAATTTCTGAAGACTGTATGGTTATTTTCCCTAATAGAAGAGCAATTCATTATTTTTACTCAAAAATTTCTAAGCGTTTGAAAAAAGCATTCAAAGTTCCATTAGCTTATTCTATTGATGATTTTATTGATTATATATATGAAAAAAAGTTTAGTGCTTTTAGAAAAATCAATATTTTAGAGTCAATTGATGTAATCTATTTGTTATTAAATAATACAGAAAGATTTGATTCTTTTAGAAAAATTCACAATTCTTTTGAAGAATTTATTCCTTGGGGTGAAGAATTTTTTAAAAATTTTGAGGAACTCTTAATTAATAATGTAAGTTTTAATAGCTTTGATAAAATAAATATTTTTTCTAATTCTAATTTATATAAAAATTCTTTAATTTATAAAGTCCTAGAAACTGATTTTGTTTATATTATTAAAGATTTCTTTGATTTATATAAAGACTTTTATTCAGAACTGAAAAACAGAAAACTTTCTACAAGGGCATCAAGATATAACTCTGTCCAGAGGGTAGATTTGCCAGAAAAAACTTATATAATTGGTGGTTTTTCGTACTTAAATAAATGCGAAGAAGAACTTTTTAGAAATATATTAAGTAGTAGAAAATCACACTTTTTTGTGAAAAGAAGTTTTAATTTTTATGATTTGGAAAACAAAAAATTTTATATATATCAATCCCAAACTCTCAATGGTCAGGTTATTAAGTTAAAAGATATATTAGAGCAAAAAAAGCCTTTAAGCTATAATGATGTTATTGTATTAACTTCTGAAAATAGTTTATTCCCTGTCTTATATAACGCTATTCCCAAAGGGGAGAAATACAATATTTCTGTAGGATATCCTCTTTCAAGAACGCCAATATATTCCCTGTTTGACATGATTTCAGTTTTGTTATCCAGAATGAATAACTTAAAATTTTATGCTAAAGATTATGTAAATCTACTTTTTCACCCATATATAAAAACTTTAAAATTTGATAAATTCCCTATCACATCTGAAAATTTTCCAAATATAGAAAATTTTGTTGCCAGAATTATTTTTCAAAAAATTCAGGAAAATATTAAGTATAAAAACAAAATTTTTGTTTCATTGTTTGAATTTGAAAAGAATTTAGAAATTTTCAAAGGAGTTCTTGATGTTATCAAGTCTTTTGAAATAGAAATCCATTCAGAAGATGATTTTATATCTTCTTTAAGTGAGTTTTTAGTTGAAATTCATGATAAAGTAATTAAATTGTTCTTAAATATAAAAAATTTTCCTGATTTTATAGAGAAAGCAATTGATTTATTAGACTATATATCAATAAAATCTTTAGGACACCTAAATCTCTATGGGAATAACTTTTTTAGGTATACATATGAAACTCTCTTTGATTTATATTCTACCAAGATCTCACACGCTAAGTTTAAGAATTTTAACCAATACTTTGATTTGTTGAAATTTTTTATGCAAAATTCCAGGATTCCATTTTCTTCTTCTATCCTGGAGGGTATTCAGATTTTGGGTGCGCTCGAAACAAGAAATATTAACTTTAATAGAGTTTTTTATATGGATATTAGCGACGATAAATTGCCAAATGTAAATAAGGAAGAACTTTTTTTGACTCAGGATATTAGAAAAATTTTAGATCTGCCTACTGTAAAAGAAAGCGAAGAAGTCCAGAGAGCTAACTTTGTTGATTTAATAAACACAGCTAAAGAAGTTTATTTTTTCTATTCCAATTCCGATGCCAGATCTATTTCGAGGTTTGTAGAAAACATAATTTGGGAGTTACAAAAGATAAGAAAGTCTGTAGAGATGCCTATTGATAGTAAAGGTATAAATTTTCAGGCTTCATTCGCCCAAGAAAATCCTGTTTTTATCGAAAAAAATGATAATATTATAAGGTTTCTTAAAAACTTTGAGTTTAGTCCTACATCTATTGATAGTTATTTAAGATGTCCACTTTCCTTTTACTTTGCTTACGTGTTGAATTTGAAGGAGTATAAAGAGATAGAAGAAGATATTAGCAGCGTGGAAATAGGTAATATAGTTCATGATGTTTTACACCTTTATTTTAAAAAATGGCTTAACGTTGAATTTACAAATGTTGATTTTGAAAATGAGTTAAAAGAAATATATAAAATTTTAGATAAAAAATTTCAAGAGAATGATTCAAAGGGAGTTTTGCTTCAGAAGGAGCAGTGTAGATTAGCATTAAGGAATGTTTTAGAAAAAAATATTAAGGAACTTACTAATATGAAGATCTTATTCCTTGAAAAGGAATTTACTAGGGAAGTTTCTCATAATAAATTGAAGGTAAAGTTGATTGGAAGAGTCGATAGAATACATAAGTTAAAAGATGAATATTTTTTGATAGATTATAAAACAGGTGCATCTAAAATCCCTAAATCAAATTTTTTGCCAACGATAGAGAATAGAAAGTTGTGGTTTGAGAACGTTAGGTCTTTTCAGTTACCATTTTATATATTTTTGTTTGAGAAATTTCAAAAAATAAACTTTGAACAAATAATAGCTGGTACATGGAGTTTAAAAAGTATTGATGAGGAGAAATACTTTAAGTTTAATGATGAAACTTACGATGCTTATTTTAAAGCTTTGAAATATCTCATTTCAGAAATTTTTAATAAAGATATACCCTTTTTCCCTGTTTCTAATAAAATTGAACAAAGATGTGCTTTTTGCTTGTACCAGAGTATTTGTTCAAGACAGTGGGTAAAAAATAGAAAGTTTTATTAA
- a CDS encoding OPT family oligopeptide transporter produces the protein MEERKKLNYLNVSGEDYVPYISADKVIPEFTITAIAIGVFLAILFGAADAYLGMKAGLTVSASIPAAVMSMGVLKGIFRRGTILENTIAQTIASAGEAIASGVIFTLPALFIWGYNPGLLELNTMALLGGILGVVLMVPLRKLLIVNEHHNLPYPEGTACAEVLVAGDQGGSSAKTVFCGIGIGALYQFLMDGLGLWNESPDWGIPGLKGAGIGFDTLPALLGVGFIIGPKASFYMFAGGILSWLVLMPLISYFGSGLTTPIYPSTVPISQMGYWALWSTYIRYVGAGAVAVGGFITLIRSLPTILGSFDATIKGLSKNKGTNVVKDIRTQRDTPFLILLIIVGIIFFYTALTPQFNIGFLGAFLMLIFAFFFTTVSSRIVGIIGSSSNPVSGMTIGTIILVAVIFRLCGWIGDTAMVATLITGALVCISICVAGDTSQDLKTAFLVGGTPRAQQYGMIIGAIASSFVIGSVLVMLGHAYGFGTKDLPAPQAMLMALIIKGVIGGTMPWALVAIGGFVAIAAELLGISVLAFAVGMYLPISTSAAIATGGFLHLILSKTVNNKEKLRAKIEEGVLLNSGLIAGGSLMGVILAFLVYENINISVNFTWGGFVNPISLLFYFLLAIGVYVYLMNKKVEVE, from the coding sequence ATGGAAGAGAGAAAAAAGTTAAATTATCTTAATGTTTCAGGGGAAGACTACGTACCTTATATATCTGCAGATAAGGTTATTCCTGAGTTTACTATAACTGCTATTGCCATTGGTGTTTTTTTGGCGATATTATTCGGAGCTGCAGATGCGTATCTCGGAATGAAAGCAGGATTGACAGTTAGTGCGAGTATCCCTGCTGCAGTAATGTCTATGGGTGTTCTGAAGGGGATATTCAGAAGGGGTACTATTCTTGAAAATACTATTGCTCAGACAATTGCATCTGCTGGTGAAGCAATTGCATCAGGTGTAATATTTACATTGCCTGCTTTATTTATTTGGGGATACAATCCAGGTCTTTTAGAGCTTAATACTATGGCTCTATTAGGTGGAATATTGGGCGTTGTTTTAATGGTGCCTCTTAGAAAGCTTTTGATAGTAAACGAACACCACAACTTGCCTTATCCAGAAGGCACAGCTTGTGCTGAGGTTTTGGTTGCTGGAGATCAAGGTGGAAGTAGCGCAAAAACTGTATTTTGTGGCATCGGAATTGGTGCATTGTACCAATTTCTAATGGATGGTTTAGGACTTTGGAACGAGAGCCCTGACTGGGGTATTCCTGGTCTTAAGGGAGCTGGTATCGGTTTTGATACGCTGCCTGCTCTTTTAGGCGTAGGATTTATTATAGGTCCTAAGGCATCTTTTTATATGTTTGCAGGCGGCATACTTAGCTGGCTTGTGTTAATGCCTTTGATTTCATATTTCGGTAGTGGTTTGACAACCCCAATTTATCCATCGACAGTGCCTATATCTCAGATGGGTTATTGGGCTCTATGGAGCACATATATTCGTTACGTAGGTGCTGGAGCTGTTGCAGTAGGTGGCTTTATTACTCTTATAAGGTCCTTGCCTACTATACTTGGTTCTTTTGACGCTACAATCAAAGGTCTAAGCAAAAATAAGGGAACTAATGTTGTAAAAGACATTCGTACTCAAAGAGATACGCCATTTTTGATACTTCTCATTATTGTGGGTATCATATTTTTCTATACTGCTCTTACCCCTCAGTTTAACATTGGATTCTTAGGCGCGTTCCTTATGCTAATATTTGCTTTCTTCTTTACGACTGTGTCTTCTAGAATCGTAGGCATTATCGGTTCATCTAGCAACCCTGTGTCCGGTATGACGATAGGAACCATTATTTTGGTAGCTGTAATATTTAGGTTATGCGGATGGATCGGAGATACTGCAATGGTAGCAACCCTTATAACAGGCGCCCTTGTCTGTATTTCTATTTGTGTTGCGGGTGATACATCTCAAGACCTTAAAACTGCATTCCTAGTAGGTGGTACTCCAAGAGCACAGCAATATGGAATGATCATAGGCGCTATTGCTTCATCATTTGTAATCGGTTCAGTCTTGGTTATGCTTGGTCATGCATACGGTTTTGGTACGAAGGACTTGCCTGCTCCTCAAGCTATGCTTATGGCTTTGATTATCAAGGGAGTAATCGGTGGCACTATGCCTTGGGCTCTCGTAGCTATAGGTGGTTTTGTCGCAATTGCTGCTGAGCTCTTAGGAATTTCTGTATTAGCTTTTGCTGTAGGAATGTATTTGCCAATTTCAACTTCTGCAGCAATTGCCACTGGTGGCTTTTTGCATCTGATTCTTTCTAAAACAGTTAACAACAAGGAGAAGTTAAGAGCAAAGATAGAAGAAGGTGTTCTCTTGAATTCGGGATTAATAGCTGGCGGTTCTCTAATGGGTGTAATCCTTGCATTCTTGGTCTATGAAAATATTAATATTTCAGTTAACTTTACCTGGGGTGGCTTTGTGAATCCTATTTCTCTGCTATTCTACTTCCTTTTAGCTATCGGTGTTTATGTCTATTTGATGAACAAAAAAGTTGAGGTAGAGTAA